The genomic stretch TGACTTGCCGAGGTCTTAACTAGTACAGTAGGAACGCCAAATTTAATTAGGAATTAATGCAGGCTAATTTAGAGACAATTACGGACTCATTTAAATGAATTAAAGGTTTAATGGGTCAGAGACGCTGGAGAGGTGGAGGGGGAAGCGGGTGGTGGTGGTGGGCGATTCACTCAACCGGAATATGTGGGAGTCGATGATCTGCATGCTCTACTCGGCGGCTCGCCGGAAGCGCGTCTACGTCAAGAACCGCAGCGCCGAGCACAAGCTCTTCCGTGCCCTGGTACATATTTAAAGTTTGTCCGTCTACTTTTCTTTTAACAAATTAACTTGTTTTATGTTGAATTATAGGATCACGATTGCACGGTGGAGTTCTTTTGGAGTCCGTTCCTGGTGGAGCTGAAGGAGAGGGAGGGAGACCGTGCCAAGATCCTGCATCTCGACAATCTCCCCGCCAGCGCTCGCTTCTGGCGAGGCGCTGACGTCATGGTCTTCAACACCGGCCACTGGTGGACGCACCACGGCAAAATGAGGGCCTGGGACTACTTCCAGCTCAGAGAAGAACTCACGGAGGAGATGGAACCCGCCGAGGCTTTCAACAGAGCCCTCAGAACTTGGGCTCGCTGGGTCGACCGCAACGTCGACCCTCGCCAGACCTCCGTcttcttccgcagcatctcgccGGAGCACAAGAGGTAATTCGGAAAGTTTGAAACACAAAATGCAGAACCGAAATTTGATCTGAATTAATGTGAATGGTGGATTAAACTGCAGGGAGAATTTACAATGGTGCTACAACCAAACTCGACCCATCTCCGACGACGAGAGGTATGTGTGGCAGTTTCCCAAGTCGATGGTGACGCTGGTAGAGAGGACCCTCCTGAGGATGAGGACGCCAGTGCGTTATCTCAACGTGACGCGGCTGTCGGGGTTCAGACGGGACGCCCACACGGGCGTGTACACTTCGAGGCAGGGGAAGCTCCTGACGCCGGAGCAGAGGAAGGAACCGGAGAGGTTCGCCGACTGTAGCCACTGGTGCTTGCCTGGATTGCCCGACACTTGGAACGAACTCCTCTTTGCCTCCCTCCTGGAAAGCAGCTTAACTACTTCGTGAACAGAGGCTGGTGGATCACAATCCTCGACGGCGTGATTAAAGATTTTAACGGCTCTTCTATATTCTTTTTTGAATCTAATTAGCAGCATTAGTTGAATATCAGTCGACGAAGCAGTGGTCAGAATCACTTGCATCTTATCTTAGTTGAACACGAAACGttacaacaagatcaaacaaGAGAATGTTCTCTTTAGGTAAGTGAACTTTCAGTTTCTGGGTATAGACAAGCCGTATAGACAATGTTGTCAGGTCAACAATTTGGCGTACCAATTCAATTCATATTCACTTTCTATCCTGATCGAATTATGCTTTGTAATTTAGGTTTATAACTTTATATAATAGATTAATTTAAACCCTCTGGTTCAGAAATTGTTATATGTTTGAAAAAGAAATACTTAGAACTGCAAGAAAATGACAGGGTGGAAGTATTCTGAAAACATGATTCCTTAAGAAATTAATAACTATCATAACCGTGATTTATgccttaagaaatttttaatatagactccttttttcttaaaatttacaCTTGCACAATTATTCATGACATTTTAGGGCCACTCGTTTTCTCTGCTACTTTCCCATTTTCAATCTCTCCAAGAGAAGACGTGAAATAATGTCCTAGTTCAACTTAGAAATGATTTGACTTTGTAAACCAAAAAAAGTAGTTTCTGTTAGATGAGTAGCTCAATCTAACAACATTTCTTGGAATCTATATTACTTATTAGTAAAAGCATTATTATTAAAATCATTCTCAATAAAATCGACATTTGAATTCATTGTTTTAATCATCATCAACTTATCAACTTACCAATAATAGAGTTGTttgaattgacaaacattttgtATGCAGAAACATCTTATATCGTATGAGATCAAGTGTTCAGATCACACAACACGCATAGATATCTTGTAGATGTTATGGCATCCAAGTGATCCTTGAATATGTCCTTAAAACATTTGTTGCTGTCGATTGCTGCATGAGGTTGAAGTACCACATCGACATCAATGAAACACAGTGCGGATAGATGGGTACAAAATCAAATATATTCACTTTTACCTTAGTCCATTAGCTAGGCTGAAGTACCAAAGGAATGCAGCTAACTCAACAGTGTTGAATCATATTCATCCATTGAACTCTAACTAAGACTATATGATATAAGTAGTATTCAAATCCATTAAATAGTGCATTTCATTAATTAGAATTGTCTATAGTTCCTATATTTATTTTCTAACATTTTTTCATCTATTAGATTTTGTATCCACGCCACCAAATTACTCCTAGATAATAATTTTGTATCCACTGACACACAGACTTAACGTGCTTTACTAATCTCATCCATCCATCTTAGTATTCCCTATCAAAGAATAGATCAAAATGCATTATTGAAATGTAAATTACAACTTCAAACGGCTCTAGAAAGACTTCAAAATAGATGAAATGACCTCATGTGATCTTCACCATCACTTTAAACCAAGTTAAGGTAAATATGTCATGCCCTAATGTTATGAGATTGCAAAGAATTAACTAAAGTATAGAAAATGAACTTTGCAAGAAAAAGAAGACTTGGGGCATCCAACAAGCAAATGAGATGTTTCAAAAGATAACTGTCATATACAAGCTAAGTTAAAATCCAGTGATCATCAACACATTATTTCTGTTGGGACCgatatgcccgctagagggggtgtgaatagcgtttcgtcgcgcttgcgtcagtttgcttcgtcttgttgttgtgcagcggaatactcgaagacaaacactcacaatgctataactcctaggatttacttggtatccacctcaagaaaaggtgactaatccaaggatccacacacgacacgctatctccactaataacaactccttctcgatcgcagccggagacggagaagcctcgtacaaactcacacacaacaacacaactcacacaagaagaaaatacaagatataAATCCATTCTTCttacttacttgttgcttgttgttgcctcttgaatcttgggaATGCACCCAagcgccttcaagaactggcagtgaagaTCGGAAGAAGCTCGCGTGAAAATCACTGAAGATCGCAAGAGAAGAACGCAAAATTctagcgaagaaaacgctccgcccaggctatatacagtgcctccaatcgattgaaatcaaccccaatcgattgtcacgtcagcaccgctccatcgcagtcgtccatcacctgcatcctgcgcaaccgtcgaatctcaatcgatcagccaatcgattgggacagttTGAATCAATCCACCAATCGATTTAgatgctttctgtgttctcgtgGTCGTGCGAGAACTCCCagcttcgatcgatcgatcgatcgattggagattcccaatcgattgcccgatcgattgggaaggtctcTATGCTCGTGactcatgctcccaatcgatcggctaatcgatttagCCATTTCTTCCTTCGCAacacattccaatcgatcgactaattgattggaccctggttcaatcgattgatcatcctggacttgacttaatctcaagtccaaagtctccaacccaaatcccggtcaaccatgacctgttgggtctccatacctagcatttggccattctcgaccaacctcgaactagccttctagcctcctccatcagcctcgtgcccctcggatatctccccatccttcataccTTGCCTTCAGGAACTTCCTTCGGcttcatcctagttgtcgggtcttccttgccaagtcataccaggacttaccttgtcAAGACCACATACTTGggcttacaccctttgccaagatcacacttggactttccaattgcctggctcctcgccaggactttctcctttgccaagatcacacttggactttctcctgcctagctccacactaggactttcccgttgcctggctcctcaccaggacttttcctttgccaagatcacacttggactttttcctgcctgctcctcactaggactttccaaatgcctaaccttcagttaggactttcctagtcaagtctcctgtcaaccttgacctacttgacttgtattctcatcaacctggtcaatcctttaaccatctccacaatcggacgattgctccagcaatctccttatattgtcaaacatcaaaactcaaaccccGATTCAAACTTGactaaactcaaacttaatcaaacTGATAAAACTTGATCAAAGGAAATTACCCCAATAATTTCTACTCCAAAAAATACACAATAGTAAAAGTTGAGCATCTGTcactgaaacaaaaaaaaaagtactaACACATATTTTAATAATTGTTGTCACTAAGTCTATTTTTTAAAGTCTATAATTGTAAGAGTAAATGTTGTCACCAAACAAAAACTACTTTTAATTTCTACACCTAATATGGCATGATTAAACTATTGCTTGTGAACCAAAACACCCAACACAGTATTTTATGATTTCGAACTTTCTAGCTTCTAGCTGTGCTCTCAATGCGGACATTTcctataaataataataagaaatCAAATCACTAATGTCAAATAAATGAGTTTATACAAAACTATTAAAATACTATGACCTAAAATACTTTATCCGATCAAATTTGGTCGTGAATTTAGCATCCATTTTCTCGATATCTCCTTGAATATTTTCAAACTTTTGTTGCATCAAAGTAAACCATTGTCTTGAAATCAAAAGATAAACTTATAAATAGAATTCACAACGGTAAGACAATAGAAGTTGAATGAAAAGAAATAGAATTACATCATTTGTTGTCACACAATAATACTTCTAAGTctactttaaaaataataataagaaatcAAATCACTAGTGCCAAATAAAAGAGTTTATATAAGACTATTAAAATACTATGACCTAAAATACTTTATCAATCAAATCTGGTTGTGAATTTAGCATCCATTTTCTTGATATCTCcttgaatattttcaatctttTGTTGCATGAAGTAAATCTACATGTTCTGAAATCAAAAGATAAACTTATAAATAGAATCCATAACGATAAGACAATAGAAGTTGAATGAAAAGCAATAGACTTACATCATTGGTAGATTGAATGCTTTTTTTAATAACTTTAGGCAATATCATAAAAGTATTCTTAAcaaaataatttgattaattgatagCTATTTGATAGTCAATATTTCAACAAAATAAcaaaataaatgaaaatttaatattgtctagttatttaataaaaatagaaTTAAGATTCCaccaattatgtttttttttggtgTCTTTGATTCACTATTTTAATATTtcgaaaatatttatcaaattctaataaaaaaaatgtacgacgaataaaaaataaagttaaataGTGAAATCTAATTTTCAAGTCAAACTAGATAGTAAAGATTAAAAAAACTAAAAGCGCGCAATTGAATGTCACTTAAATCTGAAATATTATtatgataaaaattttatactATCTAAAAGTTTATCATCTAAAGTAATAAACATCGCAATAACTAGCACGATAAAACATAGTCTAAATATTTCAATATTACTTATAATAGAGGGATATATGATTTATTTTCCCAATCAAATACTTAAAAGACATACGTAAACCTAATTTGCATTGTCCAGGAAATTATTTATcgtttgataaaattttattctattttctaaaataataaagCAAAATCAACAAACCATGCAAGCCACTATCATGTCAAGGTTAGACATCTAAATTTTCAAAGCCCAAATTCAAGCTTGGTTTCAAGGTTCAAACTCAAATCAcacttgcatttttttttattacatctcatttccaaaattaaattataatgccCATATTGGACTATGGATAAATGACTACATACATTCAACTAAATTGGTTGATTTtgctaaaaaaatttaattgctAAGTGTATAGCCTGAAAGGTTTATTTGGTACAGAAATTGTTCTTTGTAAAATGGAATAATtatgatgaagaaataaatagCAGATATAAAGATTATATCAGCAAGTAACTATAACTTAAAATAGATACACTTTGCATGTAGATATCTTCAACACAACATCCAAACATATTCTCCAATATAAAATACTCTCTAATTTGCGATGAGATAACCAATGATGAATTATTTAAGATCCTATCTATCTATATCAATACATTCATTCATCTTTATtagttaaatataaaataacttaaaactTCCTATTTAAAAGGAGGGTCAAATTAAGAAGAGTATTCAAATATTGAGTAAAAAGAGAACagaatgaaaataaataaatgaagtaTTGTATGCATTCATAGATCGTTGATAAAGCAAATTTTGTCCGTGGGTTATAGTGCAATGGAAGGATATCTAATTATCATTTAGATATTTACGATTCGATTTTCAATTATGATATATTCgtaagaattttttttcctaaatGAAACGTACAACCTAGAGATGTTGAATTTCTGAATTatctatcataaatattttttgattCATCTtgacaataaatagaaaattttcatataaCGAGACCAGTCACCTCATTTTTCATACCTGACCTGTTTTGTTCTTTTGATAGAGCAAATTTTGATAATAGTCTCAATATAGTAGGACATAAAACTAGGAATTGGAATAAGTAACTGCAGTCACGCCCACGTTAGTGGCTACGATAGATAGTAGATAATAAATGTGTGACATCAATtcttgtataaaaaaaaatatggaatcgTCACATCAGCGGTCCCTTAGAACCAGTCTCACGGATATGGAGAGAGGTAAATACAGATACACAACTGAAAGCGCATAACCGGGACATCAATTTTGGTCAAGATCATATGTCATGTGGGGCGGTCTTAAATGAAGTTGAGGGTGGACTCagagtaggtcaggatgaccgaatgctcgcggggaggtcCAGAGCAGGTCAAGATTACTGAATACTTACGAGGAGGCCTAAAGCATGTCAGGATGACTAGATGCTCTCggggaggcgagtaggtcaggatgatcgaatgctcgcggggagggCCGAAGTAGGTCAAGATGACCGGGTACGAATGCTTGTAGAGAGACCCAGAGCAAGTCAGGATGACCAGATGCTCGTTGGGAGGCCCATACCATAAGAgcaattgtggtccttcgtttgagaagAGGATTGttagggttcaatcaaagtctcacattggaaagatttggtaaagatcatgagtttaaaaggatgcatgatatctccattgacatgagatcttttgggtagagcccaagagtaaagttaTGAGGGTCTAGgtttaaagtggacaatatcatgtcattgtagagatatatAGACATCCTTTCGACACAACAATGAATGACATTGGGGTGTTGTTTGTCTATATATCTATATAATGATAACCGTGGACATCTAGCAAGGATGTCCCTTATATGTCGAAACGTCTTGGATAATCTGAGGTATCTcgatcaattttttatttttattttttaagtttcagtcgtgttaataaaattttacctttaaagtttaaaaattaaattataaaaaaaataaattgaaaaaaatttaaatgtacTGAAGATGTATAGGATAAAATGTAGGAGAtactaaaactatatatatactaaaactatatatatatatatatatattttgtatatacTTATAACTAGTTATAGTTGATTGAATACTTACAGTTATAACTGTCAGCTTATAGttgataaattatatatataactgtCAGCTACCGTAAGCAGCATGATTGACAGCTGTGACATGTTGTCCATTTGCATTAATGACAAAtggggtgttgtcacatgagCATAATCTCTCCTATATCTTGACCATTTATATTAATGTCAgttagtcatccgtgatttacctccttcgtgttggcctagagatgggttggcgggggcgctgggggcgagcgaatcgtctTTTGTCACATGATTGACAGCTACGACAATCACCCGTGTTATTGGATGTGATCTGGTCGTGGGCCTTTGCCTGAGCGATCATGCATTGGATGTGGATGTTATTTTGCGATTGAATCTAGGTCGAGTCCATAGGAGGCCATAAAATTGTCGTCGACGGTCGTTCCCTGTGACCTAATTGTAATTTTTCGGCCCCTCAATGGTCATGACTTGAATCTAACTGTGATTTTACGGTCGAATTCAGGTCATACAAGGAGGATGAGAAATTGCTAATTAACTAACTGCGAATTAAGGATGTCACAACCAATGATTGTGATTTTGCGATCTCATCACAGCTGATAATTGTGGCAAGTCGTCGTAGGCACTAGTCGAACAGATTGTGACGGTTGGTCATGGCAGTCGCCCATGATTTTGCGGGAGTCCCGGCGGTGACattggaaaataatttctttaATAGCTTTATAAACGAGGCCTTTATTAAATATAAAAGTTAAGTGTActttttttacatattttaaaATGTTAAGTATACCGTATTGCTAAATCAAAATAAAAGGGACTTTCCATTTTACGAAGAAACAGGAgggtcttttttttatttttaataaaaaaataaaactccatTCTATCCGTCTCCTCTTAAAATGATATTATCATTCTCTAAAATATTATTCCTATTTTATTATTTGTCATCATCTAGTCCCAGGGTGGCCcaaggcataggccattaaggcTTATACCTAAGGCCCCTATTATATTGGGGCCcacaaattttatatatatatcaaatataaatattaattttaaaacctatgagtttagatattaaatatttaaaattatagctACAATAAATTTTAGTCAAGATTTATTttcatcaaaatttttaattttttactagctaaattatatttggtcaaaaattttaaattttttatagattaaatctgtatcatttttattttttaattcgtgttagatttaattgataattttaattttttaactattaaaattagatttggttggtaatttatttttattttttattaaaatttaattaataattttaaaatttttactgttaaaaatttaatttattaatcaaaattaaattttgttaatcaattaaaaatatttattgattatacttaattaatatttttttataaaaatacttttcaaagtttaaaatatttaatattgtaatattatttctttcttaaattttattttccttttatttttttaataattcaacaTCGATAttttttagctaaatatttttgactaaataaattttattaataatttatcaaagttaaaattgataaaaagacAGTTGAATTCACGAAATTGGATTTCGAAAAAAAGAATATTATAAGTAGCAGGGGTGGATCTAGGCGAGAGTTGGAGTGAGCTGAAGCCCTCGCCAAGATCTGCTGGAGAAGGAGCCAAGGAGGAGTCCATCCTTGAGATCGTCTCCCTTGAGATCGCCCACGCTCTTCTTCgccatttcaaaattaaaaacctcAATCGACTCCTCCCTTGAGATCGTCTCCCTTGAGATCGCCCACGCTCTTCTTCgccatttcaaaattaaaaacctcAATCAAAATGATGACGAGAAAAATGAGGAAGAGAATTAGAACTTGGCGATCGAATCAATCGATGCAAGCTTTGACACTTTAATGAGAGAGGACGATCACAGAACGGGTGGAGATTCTCGTCCTTTATGCGCTTGAGTAGGTTTCTGCGGACGAGTGGACGACCATGGGTTTGGACCTCTCGGAAATGGACCCTTCAAGGGACAAATGGACGGTCTGTAATTTTTGGAGATGCAGATCAGATGGGCATGAACGCTCGAGTGATCTATTAGCGCATTGGTTTTGTCATGAACAGGGAGGGTGGGCTCAAGGCATAGGtcattaaggcctatgcctagggcccctaTTATATCGGGCCCACGTATtttacatatgtatatatatctatgtaaatcaaatataaatattaatttttaaaaaatgtgagtttagatattaaatatttaaaattatagctaaaataaattttagtcaagatttattttcatcgaaaattttaattttttactagctaaattatatttggtcaaagattttaaattttgtatagaTTAAATatgtatcatttttattttttaattcgtgttagatttaattgataattttaattttttactattaaaaCTATATTTGgttggtaatttttttttattaaaatttaattagtaattataaattttttactgttaaaatttaaatttattaatcaaaattaaattttgttaataaattaaaaaaatctattgattatacttaattaatattttttttataaaagtactttccaaagtttaaaatatttaatattgtaatattatttctttcttaaattttatttttcttttattttttaataattcaacATCGATATTTTCTAactaaatatttttgactaaataaattttattaataatttatcaaagttaaaattgatatTTAGACAGTTTAATTCATGAAGTTGGATTTCGAGAAAAAGTATATTATAAGCAGCAGGGGTGGATCTAGGCGAGAGTTAGAGTGGGCTGAAGCCTTCGGCAAGATCTGCTGGAGAAGGAGCCAAGGAGGAGTCCATCCTTGAGATCGTCTCCCTTGAGATCGCCCATGCTCTTCTTCGCCATTTCAAAATCAGAATCCTCAATCAAAATGATGACGAGGAAAATAAGGAAGAGAATTAGATGATAAAGAGTATTTTCTGCGATGAAGATGATAAAGATTGATTTATGTAACAAAATGGAAGACTAATGGATGAATGACAGTCTAGTTATATACATCGAGAAGGATATCTTTTTAACAATTGAAAATGAGTAAATATTGCAACGTTTTCAAAAGATGAAAAATCATAGGACGTAATTTCCTCCTTTTTCTTATCCAACTATCATCTAATGTCTCATCAAGTGTTAACCAATACTTCAATAAGCAATAGCCTCATAGTAatcttataatttattaatttagtattttatctatttatgatgttgattttaactttttgttattaaatatatctattgttaaaaaaaaattatgttagccCTGGGTAAAAATTATCTCTAGATTTGCCCCTGATAAGTAGTGACTATATCTAGTACTCAAACATATTTCCTCTAGGTCATACAATAATTTTACCGCTATGTCGagactttccttccttggagttaaaaataattgatatttttttaaaaaattgtaattaaaatgtatattaatagtattacaataatttattacttgtttctaaattagttaatataaaatatttttttattttttagtttgaCATAAGATAAAATTATTGCTACGTGACTTAGTTACCACGGCTTTCAATTGTATAAATAATCATTGGCAATATCTTAAATTgtccttttaaattttactaataaaaataaatgtcGCCCCAGGGACATAATTGGGTTGACTAATATGTAATAGATATTGTTAGTAAGGTGTCGAATCTAGGCAAAACCAAGAAAAATACTCTCCCCGTAGTGACCAACTACagcttcccgatttatctcctTACAGATGCTTGTAGGGTCGATCGTGTTGGGCTGTTAGGGTGGCAAATTTCACATTTTGctataactaataaaattaaatatttctaataatatttattttaaaaattattaatttttttcatcGTTTAAAGTGTCATGCCGA from Zingiber officinale cultivar Zhangliang chromosome 5B, Zo_v1.1, whole genome shotgun sequence encodes the following:
- the LOC121987010 gene encoding protein trichome birefringence-like 36 gives rise to the protein MEYYFSSLPPPLFSRRWLLLSLAALLGYLLLCFTLHRIFPAPNAIAIASLSFPRPQGELDSTPLPPAPQVSHLAPTANFPGNDSGKESAEEKCNLFEGRWVHDPRRYPLYRSQRCPFLSDQVSCQRSGRPDSDYERWRWQPNGCDLPRFNGSETLERWRGKRVVVVGDSLNRNMWESMICMLYSAARRKRVYVKNRSAEHKLFRALDHDCTVEFFWSPFLVELKEREGDRAKILHLDNLPASARFWRGADVMVFNTGHWWTHHGKMRAWDYFQLREELTEEMEPAEAFNRALRTWARWVDRNVDPRQTSVFFRSISPEHKRENLQWCYNQTRPISDDERYVWQFPKSMVTLVERTLLRMRTPVRYLNVTRLSGFRRDAHTGVYTSRQGKLLTPEQRKEPERFADCSHWCLPGLPDTWNELLFASLLESSLTTS